Genomic window (Musa acuminata AAA Group cultivar baxijiao chromosome BXJ1-9, Cavendish_Baxijiao_AAA, whole genome shotgun sequence):
TCAACAGCCCATGCAGAATGCATGAATGATGGTGTGCTCTGTTGTGTTGCAGGAACTTTTGTTGCAATCAAGGGCGGTCCATGGCGTGGTGGTTCAGTGTTGTCCTTTAGGTCCTTGTCGCACATCTTACTTACGGCCACACGGATTCCAGTAGCTAAATAACGCTGGTGGTTGCCGGAAAGGGTACCAGCGACATGAACAGGTTCATCACAGTCCCGGCAAAACAGGGCTCTGTCCTCGACGCAGAAGATGAAAGCTGCTTTCTCCTAGCAAAGAtattgaaagagaaagaagaaaggatGTGGAGCATCACATACTCTACATGTTGATGTTCTTGGAATGTTGGCAAAGAGAAGCATACCACTCGTTTCTTCCACTTAACTAGGAAATTGTCTGAAAGTGAAGTGCACAAAATGCATATTTACTTGGACATAAGGAGACATTTCTCATGAATAGCTCATGAGGATATTATATCTTTAGGTCATTGTATTCTGTGTGACTTTATCATCTATATGTCCCTTGAATTAAATGAACTAAAGTCCTATGTTGATTGACTTCTCGAGCCTCCTAACCTTAGGGAGAATGGTTTTCATCAATTAAGTTTCTGGTTCAAATTCAAACAAAGGATTGTTTTTCTCTAACTAATTGATTGTAGAATCAATCATGCAATTTCCTAAAGTGCAAATTCTTATATCACAAGGTTACTGCGTGGAAGAGATCTGTATGTGGTTTCATAGCCCAAGAAGGAGAATATAGCAGGAGATGCATGCGTTTCTACCTGTTGTTTTACATGAAAAGAAAGACTCATAATGATGTGGAAGCACAAGCAAGGCATTAAAATTGGGAGTCTACCATCTATATGAGAGGAAGCAgtgcctgagagagagagagagagagagagagagacagattaCTTGGCAGATGTCACAGCGAGGGAGGCCGTTGGGGAGGCACTCGAGGCGAAGCCTCTGATGCTTGCTGGCGAGCTTGTTGGCTGCGTGGACCTCGACGTCGCAGCTCGGGCAAAGAGCGGCCTCGTCGGCGCAGCATATCACCGCCGCCGGTGCCTTCTCGCACACATCGCACTGgatcttcatctctctctcttttgtcttcctcctcctcctgcgcAGGCTTCAAGGTGTCCTACGCAACAGCATGACATCAAAACCAGAGAGTCCTAAGAGATCTGCTCCTCGGCGAGGCTCGGCGAGGACATACCTTCGTCAAAAGACCAACAAAATGGAAGAAGGTAGAGGAAGCCCAATGACAGTGAGGCGTTCAAATGGAGAGATGGAGGACCAGTCCTACTGGTGATGCATTGCTTGGTTTAAGATTGGCCAAGTGACGGCTGTGGGTGGTTTGGGGAACTTGTGGTTTCTCTTTCTTTGCCACACTTAATTAGTGTTTGGACTATGGACAGACACCTCATCTCTTGTCCAAGTCCGGCAGCCAACCTGCACTGCCAATCACAAGATTCTTCTTGACAAGGATTGGAGGGAGATCTTACCACCTGGGGTGTGGAGAGACTGTAGTGATATCTAGGGTTCTAGATTGTGGTCACTGGATTGGAGATCCATATAAATCTTTCTTAGTTGCAGAGATCTTTTGGAATGATTGCATAATGATTTCAAGGAAGCAGCAATATGTGGTGCTCATATAGTTGATAATTCAAAGCAGAGGATCAATTGCAAGCTACACAatcacatgtttggcatagatattTCAATCCAAACACAGTTGTCAGCACTCCAAATGATGGATTATGGCAGTTCAACTGGGCAAGCCTTCTGATGCAAACTCCACATAGTTTGCTGGTAATCATGCAATGGATTGTTCAACTTGTTCTCCACAAATTTTTTGGATTCTGGCCCAGCCATTGTTGTGCCATGATTGGGGGAACTCGAGTGATGATCTATCAATGGATTCAAGCAGTTCAAGAAACTTCCTCGGCAGCTTAGGATGGCTGTTCTTGTGGCCCTTGTTCCTCAGcagcctgctcatcttcctcagcAGTTCAAGACTTCATGATTGGTTTTGTTATGTGGTGCTCAATACCAAGGTCACTGAACAAGCCTTTCTTGCCACGCCTGCAAGGAAGAAGTGGCCATCTCTGTCATCTTCAAGAATCCACAGTGACATGGAGCTTCTGAGCTCTGTGAACAGGCCACACCAAAGTCCAGCCAAAATGTATTGAATGCTTGGATATGAACTGGCTTTGTGGCTGGCTCTCTTTGGAAAGAAGTGATGAGTAGGCTGCAACTTGTGACGAAGAAGGTGCACTCATCTCTCCCAAGAGTTTTCCTGAGCTTGGAATAATATCTTCCATTTGGGTGGCCTAAATTTGTGTCTACTTGTGCATGCAACAGGGATTGATTGATTGCTCTGCACTTGATTACACTTGCAGAAGTGCAACTCAATTTCTTTCCTAGCACTCAATCATGTCTCCCTAAATAGAATAGCATCACTGCAACTGCTGTTCCATGTAAGATCAAACTGACATGTAGTAAAATCTGCATTTGTTTCCTCTATGATTGGTTCTATTGCACTGGAAGTGTGCTTTGGCAGTTCTGACTTCATCATCTCCTCCCTTTTTCTCCATGACACAAAAGTGATGACCTTCACAGACTGGATCGAAGCAGGAAGCAGCATTGACCGCATCTCTTACTCCTAACCCAAATATTCTTAGGAGTTGTGACCAAACAAGCCTTGATTCCTGTGAACGCAGAGACAAGTATGCGATTGCAGAAGTGAAGGAAGAGCTTGATGACAATACCAAGACAAACAAGATGAGAAGTAAGTTAAAAATCTCATAGTTTTGGTATCGTATCTGCAAATTGGACTGGTAAGATGCATAGTCTTTTGACCGATTCGATCATGCATCTCTGTCACAACAATGTTCTTAGACTTGTTGACACCGCAAAGTTCGGTGCATGAATCAATCAATGAGCATGTCATGAAGTCTTTAGTCAAAGTTACTCTTTTGAAAGATTCAACACGGCAACTACCTGTGTCAGTTCATGTCCTTTCCTTGGAATGCATAGTAATTTAGAATGCAGATTTTATGCAGAATAAATAACAAATAAGTGGATCtgatatatcatcatcataatgCATAAAAATTTATTAGATAAAGTTTTAGACTAATATCTTAGGTGTAATTTCAAATCGTCAATTTGGATTTGGATCGTATAATTAGACAAATATTCTAATTATCAAAAAAGAAATTATCGGATGAGATTGGAACCATTAACTCTTGTAAGTACATATGATATATCACAAACCAATATTTTGGGTGTATATAGTTGACTAATAAgagttcaatttttttaattaaatcattACTAAACCAATATTTTAGAAGATTATTATTAAAAGCCTCATTCTTActattcataattttttaaaattttaataaaataatatattactatTTATAGTCTCTTTAATTCTGTTtttattcttctctttttcttttgtttccttcCTCACAACTCCCGCTTGCACAATCTATTATCGTAGGCTCTCCCAAAAGCGAGTACTCCAGTGGACAGTTTATAAAGATTTAAAACTATCTCTCATTTCatcatctatctttttttttttgtctttttatatCATCTTCAAAGattaagaggagaagaagaagaagaaaaaaaaaagaggttatAGATAATGAGTGAAAAAACTTTATTagaattaagttataaattaagGGCATATATATCTATTTTCAAAAgaataatttagaaatatttaaaGAACTTAACATTTGggttgtaaataataaaaaatttacaaatagtattttttatattttaatattatttttggggtgaatttttagaaaaaaatctcTATCTTTGCTAAATTTTTGTAGAGTGTTccaactttcaaaaattatcatagagctttttttttcataaatgatcattttttttcataaacTTTCAAAAGTTTGGTAAGAGCCACCTCCACCTTATGCATTGCCTCCCCTCTCCTTTGTCCTATCGAAGTTATTGTCACCTTTGCCCCTGGCTCTCACCAAACTCATCGCCTCCGCCCCTATGCAGCGGGCGACAATGGCAACTCCACTAGACCGTCTCTAATACATAAGGGCTGCGAACAAGAACGATGAGAGGTGCTATAGTTATCATACCCCTTCATCACGTAATGACAATAAAAGCCCCATCCTTCCTCAAGTGAAAGTAAGACAAGTTTGATGTGAGCCGAAGAGTCGATAACAAATCTAGCATGACAAAAAAGAGGGGAGGTGACGACGGTGTAGCGGAGGTAGGAGAAAATTAGTTTTTTTACACAATAATATGCTATatagtttttaaaaaaaattaggatgcTATGcttgtaaattattttttttttccgaaaattcaaccttatttttatttaaatttattttacaaTACTTAGAATGACTttagacccaaaaaaaaaaaaaacgaaataaATTAGTTttaataaaattcatttccattataACATATGCACCTAACGTTCACGTATCCAGCCCTCGCCTTATTTCTTCCAACCTCAGATCGTTACAAAATGATGCTTCTGCTACGCCTCCGTTGAGCCGGGATCATCATCGCCACCACCCAAAACTGCGGTTGCTCCCCCGACCTTTGCTGCAGCAGCTGGGGCTACTGCGGCACCGGCAACGGCTACTGCGGCGCCGGGTGCCACTCCGGGCCGTGCGAGGCTTCTCCTCGCCCCGACGACGTCCCCGTCGCCCGTATCGTGACGCAGAGCTTCTTCGACGGGATCATCAGCCAGGCTGACAGAGGATGCGCTGGCAAGAGTTTCTACAAGCGCGACGCCTTCTTGACCGCGGCCAGCTCCTACACGAGTTTCGGCCACGTCGGGACGACCGACGACTCCAAGCGGGAGATTGCCGCCTTCTTCGCGCACATCACGCACGAAACCGGGCGTAAGTTCTTGACCTGCACAGCTTCCTCATGGAAACATCATCCTCTCTGTTGGACATAAAAGCAAACACGTTGTCTGCAGAAGAATCCTGGTTTGACTTTGCGGGTTTCTGACAGATGCATTCCTTGCAATTACACGTAGATTTCTGCTACATAGAAGAGATCGACGGCGCATCCAGGGACTAGTGCGACGAGGCCAACACCGAGTACCCATGTGTCTCGGGGAAGAGCTACTACGGCCGCGGCCCCATTCAGCTGTCATGGAACTATAACTACGGCGCTGCCGGCGAAAGCATCGGGTTCGACGGCCTCAGATCACCGGAAACCGTGGCCGTCGACTCCTTCAAGACTGCATTATGGTTTTGGATGAACACCTGCCACTCGCTCATAACTTCCGGCCAGGGTTTTGGAGCCACCATTAGAGCAATCAATGGCGATTTGGAGTGCGATGGCAAGAACCCGACGACGGCGAATGCTCGTGTTGGATACTACAAGGACTACTGTAGCCAGCTTGGCGTCGACGCCGGCAGTGACCTCACTTGCTGATTGCTTCTCTGGTACATCTACACACCACACACAACGAGCACAAGTAAGCTTGGGAGCAATCTACACTGTGGTACTTGAACTTATCCTCAGCCTTCTCCATTCTCATTAACTAATGACGCATCTTCTACTAGTAGAGTTGAAGTGTTGTGTAACATCTCCTGTTTAGTTCTACgttgaaagaaaaataattaaattaatctaAACGAACTTTATGTGTGCATTATTGTTAATTTTGAGTGTAATTTATATTTGAGTGTTTTGTGTCAATTGAGTGTTTAGACTTCACAATTCAATGAGTCAATTCGATATTGTGTTACTGTTTTATAAATGCTTGATGGGTATACCGATGTTAATCGATGTTTAGATATTTTGGATCAATAGTTCTAGTTCCATAAATTAATAGGTCAATTATCTCATCGAGTCGAATGGTGAGTGTTGTTCATGGATTTGACACCTAGTGATGAAGGTTTCGCGTATTTTATCCTGTAATTTTGTTGGAATATTTCTCTCTTAAGCATTGATCAGTCATATAATCAATTATGTTATTTACGTACTTTTGATTTGGTGGATTGATTTATTTTATGGTTACTGAAAATAAAAGTGTGGTTGAAACCGAGCTAATGCTTAAGTCCAGATTGATGATAGTGTACCTATTTAGTTCTATTTTATGCATCAGAAtcactgataaaaaaaaattcttgtgtatttttaatcttttatcaGTATCATTCCATCTAAAAGTTGAAGACTTtagataagacatgatttataataCTTCGCCTCTTATATGGGTAGTAGATGACTCAGCTTGACACATGAAACTTGAATTAATTGGATGTGTATAATTTCTTATAAGCATGATCTAACTAAGTTTTGAATCAAAAATTAATATGACATTGTTTATAGTCTTGTATTCTTAACATTTAcacttcccctttggttgctagTGATGATTCACTTGTTCCCAGCATGGTATAAATGGATATCTCCATACTCTGCTTCTGAGATATTAGGTGAGATGTTTTGGACCATCTAACCATGTAAGTCTCTGACCTCTTTGAATATTATACAAATGAATTGGCAATGACTAAAATAGTTTAGAATATTCACTGGAGTTATCGCAAGAAAAGATTAATACATAACACAGGTATTAGAGGAATGATACTTTGTAAAGTCAAGGTTGTCCTTTGAATTAGGTAGTTTGTGGTTTGGAGTATAAATTGATTAGAGAAGGGTCCATTTACATTTTCTTTTCTTCGTCGTCAGCGAAAAGAAAATTGCGATATGTTTCTTCTTCGATCCCTTTGTTTTttactcttttatttttctagtgTCGGTTTTGGATCTTCGTCTTTATCCTCCACATTCATCCATGTACACAACCCTGATTTACCAAAGCATTCTCCAAACAATATTAATAACATATTAGGATCCTATGAAAAATAGCTCTAGGCAATTGCAAGTGTTCTTCTTTGGCAAAATCTATCATCCATAAGATTCTGAAACAACAAATGTATCAGACGATGTGTGAGCCAATTCTTCTAAAATGGCTCATGGATTTCACCCAAGTTCCTCAACCTGGTTTGAATTTGTCTAGGAAAtcctattaaattttttttttatctgtagCATGTGAATCATCAACCTGTTTGAGTGGTTTGAGATTAGTAACACAAGACTTGACTATTGCAGTAACCCAAGCATGGAAAACTTGATTTTAGGACTGCAATAGTAGTCATTTACCTTCTGAAAGGCATTCACTACTACACTTGATTCTTCAGTGAAATGCTTTGGGAAGGCATACCACCAAAACTGAGACttacatctttttcttttttttgaggaTTTTTCTTTGTTAATTGGTGCTTTCATGTCAAAGCTTCCTACAAAAGCAGATCATGActgcaaaagccaaatcacaacaaTAGAGGGATGGGAGTCCTGTGTTCCAGTGATCACATATTCGAACTTACCTACTTCAATGTTTGCAGCAAGCTTCAGTCAGTGGTGTTTATTTGAGAAGAGTCCTGTTTGGGGTTGATACTACTGATTTCACTCTTTTTGCATGAACTGAGGCATGAAGGACTCCTTCCCTAAGAACTAGAAGTCTTTCTGCAATCTTAACCATGACAATACAGCTCCAGTTGATGAAGTATTTTACTGTTTCTTTCGTTTTACATGAACCAAGGAAAGAACTAGTGTTATAGTGCAACTCCAGTTGGAGAAACATTTCAccaatttctttctttttgcatgaGCAGAGAGATGAATGATTCAACACATAAACTAgtttgagttgttgctaaaatcttAGCTATTGCACTGACAACTCCAGCAAGGGAAATATTCTACTGGTTTCTTTTATTTTGCATGAACTAAGAGATAAATGACTCCTTGATTCTCTAAGAACTAAAGAGTTCTTGTCAAAACCTTAGCTGCTATAATGCAACTCCAATAGGAGAAATATTCTACCACTGGTTTCTCTCTTCTTGCATCAACCAAGGGAGTGCATGCCAACCGAGGATGAAGACTAGGCTGTCCTGAGGTGGATGTCTTGTTGAAGAGATTTCACCATGCAATATTAATTTTTCTGAATTATTCCCACTAAATCCGGACCACAATAATCTGGTCAAGAGCACACTGATCACTTCTTTTACCAGGAAGAAGGGTGTTCATGTTAGCTGAGAAGATCACAGGCATGAATTCCTCGCCCTCTTCCTGAGGTCAACCATTTTGCGTCTCAAGTGCAATGATGCAGCTCCAGAAATGGAGAAGAAACCCAAAAACTAGCAGAAAACTACAAAAGCACTAAAGGATTCATCATAAACATGGCAACGACATCGACAAAGAGATCAATCAACCTCATTCTAAGGTTTCCAGGCACAAGCCCACACGGCCGGTTCCTGCTTCCATGTCAGGTAGAGACCTGAGGCGTCTCCTTCTGCCGGCACGAGCGACCACCCTGCGCGATACCGCCTCAACAATGCGTTCAGATCATCGACGACGTCGTCGCTGAAGGTGCTCGGCGAGAAGGATTCCATCAGTCGTTCGCACCACTGTCTCCctttctcccttctctcgcagtctCCGCTATCATGGCCATCGCAAGCCAGAACACTCACGATGCTCTTAGAGCACTCCCGTTCCAGTGCCAGTCTCTCGTTGCTAGTGGGTGCAAAGCTCTCCTCCAGCATCTCGAAGTACATGGTGTAGAACCTCAAGCACTCCTCGAAGCAGCTCACGAACTCACCCTTGCAGCTCGTGAAGtcggcctcctcctccaccaccgtgACCACCCGCGGCCGTAACCTGCTCAGCATGCCGACGAAGGCGTCTCTCTCTTCGACGCTGACGCGCCGCAAGGCCCCGACGCAGTTCACCGCCACCGCTTCGCCCTCCCGCAGCCCGAACTCCTCGTACTTGAGCTCATCCAGTCGCGTCAAATTACGTATCACATGGAACTGGAATGGCACCCCCATCAACCTCGCGAACTTCTCCATCCGCAGCCCTATCTCGTCCATGACCGATCCGCCCATGCCCACCGTCGCAACGACGGTTAGCCTCAGGTGTGGCGTGTCGTCGTTCCGGGTGGCCAAGGCCTCCAGCAACGTCGGCCACTGAGTGCAGTAGGTGTTGCTGATATCGATTATATGGAGCTTCGCTTCTCCATCGAACGCCTCCAAGATGGCGCCGTTGGATGCTACGTGACCGAACGTGGTCCAAGGGCTCGCCTCTTGAAACTTGAGGATGACCTTCCTCGTCGACTCGAAGGAGTGGCACCTTTCTGCCACCGCCAACGACGTCTTGTAGCAGTGCTCTCCCAGCTCAGTCGCTTTGCAGAAGAGAGCTTGCAGGAAATAAGATGCGACCTTCTGCTCGCAGTCTCCGTAGGGGGATGCGAGCTCATTCAGCATCCACAGCAGGTGATGCAGCTTGCCCGAATCGTTCTCCGAGATGGCCGTCGCACACTCGCGGAGGAGTTCCGCGGCCCATCGCTCGGTGGCGTTCGGATCGTCAAGCTCCAGTTCCAGGCAGCCAGCAAATATCTGATGGTAGTGCGGGTGTGGATTATGCATGTTATCTGTAGATAGCATCATCTTCTCTGGAGATCATACGACAAAGCTAGCTTCGGAGGCCGAGCCGGGAGATCCGGGTGCGGGCTTCATGTTCGGGacaaaagagaggaggaggaaggagatgcCGGCGAAAGGTGAGTTCAACACATATCTTCATGCATCGAATCCTATTTAAATCGAGCGACTGCATGACGACGACGTCATAATTATTTCGAGAACGATCTCACAATATTTTCTCgaaattaactttcatccgtcatCCTCAGCAGGATGAGACTTTCCTGCAGTATATGTCGAAGATGCGTAGACACAGGACACAGAGACAGAGCAGTCCGAGAAGTGCGCTTGCTGAAGAAAATTACAACAACACATATTACCTCATCCTAACGATAATTGTGGAGCACACAGCTCATTCTCATCATCTTACCAGCATCTTGTTCGTGGCCTTTTGCGGGAAGCTGCGGCATATCCACTCTGAATCGAACAGCCATAACTTTGATATATATGGTAAAGCATCCCCCGAATCTTTTTTTCTCGGTTAAAGTTCTTATCGCCTTTTATGCGCACTAGAGAGGTAAAGAAGAAAGATGTATTCCAGAGAAGAGCTCAAAGCATGAATGTAACTTAGCGAGTTGAGTTCTTCGCCTTTTTAAAGCGAAAGCAGTACACGCTCCGTAGGTCCTAAAACCTCTCACAATAGAAACACACGGAACCAACCAAAAAAAGGCTTCCTTTATTCTCTTGTTATCTTCCTGAGGTATTGATTTCCATCCAAACTACGCTTTCAAGCAGATGAACACGAGACAAACGCatgcaaacaaacaaacaagagaTTAAAATGAAGGATTAA
Coding sequences:
- the LOC135592373 gene encoding B-box zinc finger protein 24-like, whose amino-acid sequence is MKIQCDVCEKAPAAVICCADEAALCPSCDVEVHAANKLASKHQRLRLECLPNGLPRCDICQEKAAFIFCVEDRALFCRDCDEPVHVAGTLSGNHQRYLATGIRVAVSKMCDKDLKDNTEPPRHGPPLIATKVPATQQSTPSFMHSAWAVDEFLQLSDQEIGEKESPVGFGELEWFADIGLFHDETPKGAQAAAQVPELPTSQASNTGFHKANKHGTTFKKPRLEISDDEEYFTVPDIG
- the LOC103997223 gene encoding protein SHORT-ROOT-like translates to MMLSTDNMHNPHPHYHQIFAGCLELELDDPNATERWAAELLRECATAISENDSGKLHHLLWMLNELASPYGDCEQKVASYFLQALFCKATELGEHCYKTSLAVAERCHSFESTRKVILKFQEASPWTTFGHVASNGAILEAFDGEAKLHIIDISNTYCTQWPTLLEALATRNDDTPHLRLTVVATVGMGGSVMDEIGLRMEKFARLMGVPFQFHVIRNLTRLDELKYEEFGLREGEAVAVNCVGALRRVSVEERDAFVGMLSRLRPRVVTVVEEEADFTSCKGEFVSCFEECLRFYTMYFEMLEESFAPTSNERLALERECSKSIVSVLACDGHDSGDCERREKGRQWCERLMESFSPSTFSDDVVDDLNALLRRYRAGWSLVPAEGDASGLYLTWKQEPAVWACAWKP